In Hyalangium gracile, the following proteins share a genomic window:
- the treZ gene encoding malto-oligosyltrehalose trehalohydrolase produces MDSNTPFQLTLGARVLGDGRTRFRVWAPRRRSVDVCLHDPSGLRCLPLERTAGGYFEGTHAIAAGALYKYQLDGGDTFPDPCSRFQPEGPHGPSRVVDPSRFAWSDRDWRGLASMKGQVIYELHVGTFTPEGTYAAAAAKLPLLEELGVTVVELMPLHTFPGRYNWGYDGVSLFAPCAVYGEPDDLRLLVDEAHRLGLGIILDVVYNHLGPDGNYLSQYSQGYFNSKYPNEWGDPTNFDDGEAAGPSREFFIQNACLWVSEYHFDGLRLDATQSLYDASPRHIVRELVEKTRAAAGKRKLLLIAENEPQDARVITPTERSGYGADGLWVDDFHHSARVASVGRSEAYLMDYRGTAQELLSCALRNSLYQGQYYSWQKKRRGSPLLRTPPEQIVFYLQNHDQLANTLRGQRLHVVAGYARARALTTLLLLLPQTPMLFMGQEFFASSPFLYFVDHKQDLQKLVHKGRNEFLSQFPSARQALEVEGHDVPIGEQAFRASKLEWAERERNREALTLHRELLRLRREDPVFAAQDPSRIAGAVLSRDALVLRYFGSGQEGDRLLLLNLGTGLDLEPCPEPLLAPEPGKIWRLLLSSEHVRFGGMGAPALPGEGRLRVPGQTALVLASTEETPREPR; encoded by the coding sequence TTGGACTCCAATACGCCGTTCCAGCTCACCCTCGGTGCTCGGGTTCTCGGTGATGGAAGGACGCGCTTTCGCGTCTGGGCCCCTCGGCGGAGGAGTGTCGACGTCTGTCTGCACGATCCCAGCGGGCTGCGCTGCCTGCCGCTCGAGAGGACGGCGGGCGGCTACTTCGAGGGCACCCACGCGATTGCCGCGGGTGCCCTGTACAAATACCAGCTGGATGGCGGGGATACCTTTCCGGATCCCTGCTCGCGCTTCCAGCCCGAGGGCCCTCATGGCCCCTCCCGCGTCGTGGACCCGAGCCGCTTTGCCTGGTCCGACCGGGACTGGCGCGGCCTGGCCTCCATGAAGGGCCAGGTCATCTACGAGCTGCACGTCGGCACCTTCACGCCCGAGGGCACCTACGCGGCCGCGGCGGCGAAGCTGCCCCTGCTCGAGGAGCTGGGCGTCACGGTGGTGGAGCTGATGCCCCTGCACACCTTCCCCGGCCGGTACAACTGGGGCTACGACGGGGTGTCGCTCTTCGCGCCCTGCGCGGTGTACGGCGAGCCGGATGACCTGCGGCTGCTGGTGGACGAGGCGCACCGGCTGGGGCTCGGCATCATCCTGGACGTCGTCTACAACCACCTGGGGCCGGACGGGAACTACCTGTCCCAGTACTCCCAGGGCTACTTCAACTCGAAGTACCCCAACGAGTGGGGCGATCCCACCAACTTCGATGACGGGGAGGCGGCGGGCCCCTCGCGGGAGTTCTTCATCCAGAACGCCTGCCTCTGGGTGTCCGAGTACCACTTCGACGGGCTGCGGCTGGATGCCACCCAGAGCCTCTATGACGCCTCGCCCCGGCACATCGTCCGGGAGCTGGTGGAGAAGACGCGCGCCGCCGCCGGGAAGCGGAAGCTCCTCCTCATCGCCGAGAACGAGCCCCAGGACGCGCGGGTGATCACCCCGACGGAGCGCAGCGGGTACGGCGCGGACGGGCTGTGGGTGGACGACTTCCACCACTCGGCGCGAGTGGCCTCCGTGGGACGCTCGGAGGCGTACCTGATGGACTACCGCGGCACCGCCCAGGAGCTGCTGTCCTGCGCGCTGCGCAACTCGCTGTACCAGGGGCAGTACTACTCCTGGCAGAAGAAGCGCCGGGGCTCGCCGCTGCTGCGCACCCCGCCCGAGCAGATCGTCTTCTACCTGCAGAACCACGATCAGCTCGCCAACACGCTGCGGGGCCAGCGGCTGCACGTCGTGGCCGGCTACGCGAGGGCCCGGGCGCTGACGACGCTGCTGCTGCTGCTGCCACAGACGCCCATGCTCTTCATGGGGCAGGAGTTCTTCGCCTCCTCGCCCTTCCTGTACTTCGTGGACCACAAGCAGGACTTGCAGAAGCTGGTCCACAAAGGGCGCAACGAGTTCCTCTCCCAGTTCCCGAGCGCCCGCCAGGCGCTGGAGGTGGAGGGGCACGACGTGCCCATTGGAGAGCAGGCCTTCCGGGCCTCGAAGCTGGAGTGGGCCGAGCGGGAGCGGAACCGAGAGGCGCTGACGCTGCACCGGGAGCTGCTGCGCCTGCGCCGGGAGGATCCGGTGTTCGCGGCGCAGGACCCGAGCCGCATCGCGGGGGCGGTGCTGTCGCGGGACGCGCTGGTGCTGCGCTACTTCGGCAGCGGGCAGGAGGGCGACCGCCTGCTCCTGCTCAACCTGGGCACGGGGTTGGACCTGGAGCCGTGCCCGGAGCCGCTCCTGGCGCCGGAGCCGGGAAAAATCTGGCGGCTCCTTCTGTCTTCAGAGCACGTCCGCTTCGGCGGTATGGGCGCACCCGCACTCCCAGGGGAGGGCCGGCTGCGCGTTCCTGGACAGACAGCGCTGGTGCTCGCGAGCACCGAGGAGACCCCGCGTGAACCCCGTTGA
- a CDS encoding polysaccharide biosynthesis/export family protein gives MSKTRASFWAVVGVLLLAGCAHKPAMKVDNSDQPYRIGREDVLDVAVWRDADLSRTLPVRPDGYISMPMTGDVLAAGKTPTELAEEIKGRLQPYVQEPRVTVIVREVNSSRIFVTGEVTHPGAYPLRGRVSLVQAIALAGGFTDFANSDGITVIRSDGQGGKIPVRYSDLISSDGNGDVILRPGDTIVVP, from the coding sequence ATGAGCAAGACGCGGGCGAGTTTCTGGGCGGTGGTGGGCGTGCTGCTCCTGGCAGGGTGCGCCCACAAGCCGGCGATGAAGGTGGACAACTCGGATCAGCCGTACCGCATCGGGCGCGAGGACGTGCTGGATGTCGCGGTGTGGAGGGACGCGGATCTGTCCCGCACGCTGCCGGTGCGTCCGGATGGCTACATCTCCATGCCCATGACGGGCGACGTGCTGGCCGCGGGCAAGACGCCCACCGAGCTGGCCGAGGAGATCAAGGGCCGGCTGCAGCCGTACGTCCAGGAGCCGCGAGTCACCGTCATCGTTCGTGAGGTGAACAGCAGCCGCATCTTCGTCACGGGCGAAGTCACCCACCCGGGCGCCTACCCGCTGCGCGGACGCGTCTCGCTGGTGCAGGCCATCGCGCTGGCCGGCGGCTTCACGGACTTCGCGAACTCGGACGGCATCACCGTCATTCGCAGCGATGGCCAGGGCGGGAAGATCCCCGTGCGCTACAGCGATCTGATCTCCTCGGACGGCAACGGGGACGTCATCCTGCGCCCGGGTGACACCATCGTCGTGCCGTGA
- a CDS encoding GumC family protein — translation MERGMTADQVLVALWRRKALVGAIAAAVFAVGAAVVMTRPSMYEASSVVRVEPQRPSEEMVQRTVSELIEQRLLTVRQELMARPVLEKAIQEMNLYPDIVSEKGIEAAVAQMRKDLTIKVEGENAFELTYANRDPQVASQVANRLPAIFAEETLKLRQAQASRATQLFTEEMDALAKSVSAWEKRIAQFKVDHMGELPEQLEMNMRGLERVSHLLQTKSEELRAAEARRSDLARARNAADSEAGRLEAAENGLTRELVAARTSWTEDHPEVKRLQNELGALSSKRKDAEGRMVAERQERARVAELIGSIQTEIKDLQNQAETFQKRLDSTPRWAHELGVMNRDYEIARTKYQSVVSRRVEAEIAEELEAKSSKSLFNVISPAGVPATPARPDRFGGLLISLLIALGAGVLTGVVLEMRDDSIRDGHELRERITLPVLAVVPNMQGKTEKRVLMPSSTTRNGISSPTTLN, via the coding sequence ATGGAGCGTGGGATGACGGCGGACCAGGTGCTGGTGGCCCTGTGGCGCCGCAAGGCCCTGGTAGGGGCCATCGCAGCAGCGGTGTTCGCGGTGGGAGCGGCCGTCGTGATGACCCGGCCGAGCATGTACGAGGCGTCCTCGGTGGTCCGCGTGGAGCCTCAGCGGCCCAGTGAGGAGATGGTGCAGCGCACCGTGAGCGAGCTGATCGAACAGCGCCTGCTCACCGTTCGCCAGGAGCTGATGGCCCGGCCGGTGCTCGAGAAGGCCATCCAGGAGATGAACCTCTATCCGGACATCGTGTCGGAGAAGGGCATCGAGGCCGCGGTGGCGCAGATGCGCAAGGACCTCACGATCAAGGTCGAGGGTGAGAACGCCTTCGAGCTCACGTACGCGAACCGGGATCCGCAGGTGGCGTCGCAGGTGGCCAACCGCCTGCCGGCCATCTTCGCGGAGGAGACGCTCAAGCTGCGCCAGGCGCAGGCTTCGCGCGCCACCCAGCTCTTCACCGAGGAGATGGACGCGCTGGCCAAGAGCGTGTCCGCCTGGGAGAAGCGCATCGCCCAGTTCAAGGTGGACCACATGGGCGAGCTGCCCGAGCAGCTGGAGATGAACATGCGCGGGCTGGAGCGCGTGAGCCACCTGCTGCAGACCAAGTCCGAGGAGCTGCGCGCGGCCGAGGCCCGGCGCTCGGATCTGGCCCGGGCTCGCAACGCCGCCGACAGCGAGGCGGGCCGCCTGGAGGCCGCGGAGAACGGGCTGACCCGGGAGCTGGTCGCCGCCCGTACCTCTTGGACGGAGGATCACCCCGAGGTGAAGCGCCTGCAGAACGAGCTGGGCGCCCTGTCCTCCAAGCGCAAGGACGCCGAGGGCCGCATGGTGGCCGAGCGCCAGGAGCGCGCCCGCGTCGCCGAGCTCATCGGCAGCATCCAGACGGAGATCAAGGACCTGCAGAACCAGGCCGAGACGTTCCAGAAGCGCCTGGACAGCACTCCGCGCTGGGCCCACGAGCTGGGCGTGATGAACCGGGACTATGAGATTGCCCGCACCAAGTACCAGAGCGTGGTGTCTCGCCGGGTGGAGGCGGAGATCGCCGAGGAGCTGGAGGCCAAGAGCTCCAAGAGCCTGTTCAACGTCATCTCTCCGGCGGGCGTGCCCGCCACCCCGGCCCGGCCGGATCGCTTTGGCGGCCTGCTCATCTCGCTGCTGATCGCCCTGGGCGCTGGCGTGCTCACCGGCGTGGTGCTCGAGATGCGCGACGACAGCATCCGCGACGGCCACGAGCTGCGCGAGCGGATCACCCTGCCAGTCCTGGCGGTGGTCCCGAACATGCAGGGGAAGACGGAGAAGCGGGTGTTGATGCCCTCGTCGACGACGCGGAACGGGATTTCTTCCCCGACCACGTTGAACTGA
- a CDS encoding CpsD/CapB family tyrosine-protein kinase: protein MDQTMERAGNFLPRVDESAGNPNAVDRRVVTLTAPASAAAEQYRTLYYRLERMREVKPMKVIAFTSAMPGEGKTVTAVNLALAAAKANPERRILLIDADLRRSQVASVLGIRGKTGLAELLAGECDVRDVVRRFNATRLAVIPADSTPEDATQVLASGRMKQFLKAVRDNFDEVYIDLPPTLPFADAAILSHLTDGVLMVVRANVTPGKAVNQAVEQLGGAPILGCVLNGAEVNTTPYLKNYIKK from the coding sequence ATGGATCAGACGATGGAGCGGGCGGGCAACTTCCTTCCTCGAGTGGACGAGTCGGCGGGCAACCCGAACGCAGTGGATCGCCGGGTGGTGACGCTGACGGCCCCGGCCTCGGCCGCGGCCGAGCAGTACCGCACCCTGTACTACCGGCTGGAGCGGATGCGGGAGGTGAAGCCGATGAAGGTCATCGCCTTCACCTCGGCCATGCCGGGCGAGGGCAAGACGGTGACGGCGGTGAACCTGGCGCTGGCGGCGGCCAAGGCCAACCCGGAGCGGCGCATCCTGCTCATCGACGCGGACCTGCGTCGCAGCCAGGTGGCCTCCGTGCTGGGCATCCGCGGCAAGACGGGCCTGGCGGAGCTGCTGGCCGGTGAGTGCGATGTCCGGGATGTGGTGCGCCGCTTCAACGCGACGCGCCTGGCGGTCATCCCGGCCGACAGCACGCCGGAGGATGCCACGCAGGTGCTGGCCAGCGGCCGGATGAAGCAGTTCCTCAAGGCGGTGCGCGACAACTTCGATGAGGTGTACATCGATCTGCCGCCCACGCTGCCCTTCGCGGATGCGGCCATCCTGAGCCACCTGACGGACGGGGTGCTCATGGTGGTGAGGGCCAACGTCACGCCGGGCAAGGCGGTCAACCAGGCGGTGGAGCAGCTGGGCGGCGCGCCCATCCTGGGCTGCGTGCTGAACGGGGCGGAGGTGAACACCACTCCGTACCTGAAGAACTACATCAAGAAGTAA
- a CDS encoding sugar transferase, with amino-acid sequence MLRVFHHYFSARKLTFFLAESSAIALACVLGAAGCAWMFSPAGTRPPLLTLMPTLLVLSAAFVLAFQFTLYLLDLYDLRVAAEDRQRGYRFLKAAGVTVAVVGAGMLAVAMLFPVQLPPGTLLGGAMGALAGTLTVRVAIHALVGEPSPVLLVGDGVKARAVMKAIEEGGEGTFKVVAMVDPRREGVGPLDEMAARLKAQYVVQAADDMRGANWVDALLRCRLDGRWVYDATGFCERVLRRIPVQFLRASDFAFADELTQSPTRRAFKRAFDVFVASLLLVLASPVLVLVALAIKLDSKGPIFYRQERVGLGGKSYWLWKFRSMRTDAEKNGAVWARANDDRVTRVGRFIRKTRIDEIPQVINVLVGDMSFVGPRPERPVFVEQLKQQIPFYGLREAVKPGITGWAQIRYPYGASVEDARNKLEFDLYYVKNGSLFLDLGIIFHTVRHVLLARGAR; translated from the coding sequence GTGCTTCGGGTCTTTCATCACTATTTTTCTGCCAGGAAGCTCACGTTCTTTCTCGCGGAGAGCTCGGCGATCGCACTGGCCTGCGTCCTGGGCGCGGCGGGCTGCGCGTGGATGTTCTCTCCCGCTGGGACACGTCCTCCGCTGCTGACGCTGATGCCGACGCTGCTGGTGCTGAGCGCGGCCTTTGTCCTGGCCTTCCAGTTCACGCTGTACCTGCTGGATCTCTACGACTTGCGAGTGGCCGCCGAGGATCGCCAGCGCGGCTACCGCTTCCTCAAGGCCGCCGGCGTCACCGTGGCCGTGGTGGGCGCGGGCATGCTGGCGGTGGCGATGCTGTTCCCGGTGCAGCTGCCGCCTGGCACGCTCCTGGGCGGGGCGATGGGCGCCCTGGCCGGCACGCTGACGGTGCGCGTGGCCATCCACGCCCTGGTGGGTGAGCCCTCGCCGGTGCTCCTCGTCGGGGACGGCGTGAAGGCTCGAGCGGTGATGAAGGCCATCGAGGAGGGCGGCGAGGGCACCTTCAAGGTCGTCGCCATGGTGGATCCGCGCCGCGAGGGCGTGGGGCCGCTGGACGAGATGGCCGCGCGGCTCAAGGCCCAGTACGTGGTGCAGGCCGCGGACGACATGCGCGGCGCCAACTGGGTGGACGCGCTGCTGCGCTGCCGGCTGGACGGGCGGTGGGTGTATGACGCCACCGGCTTCTGCGAGCGCGTGCTGCGCCGCATCCCGGTGCAGTTCCTGCGCGCCAGCGACTTCGCCTTCGCGGACGAGCTGACCCAGTCGCCGACGCGGCGGGCCTTCAAGCGGGCGTTCGACGTCTTCGTGGCGTCGCTGCTGCTGGTGCTGGCCTCGCCCGTCCTGGTGCTGGTGGCGCTGGCCATCAAGCTGGACTCCAAGGGCCCCATCTTCTACCGGCAGGAGCGGGTGGGGCTGGGCGGCAAGTCCTACTGGCTGTGGAAGTTCCGCAGCATGCGCACCGACGCGGAGAAGAACGGCGCGGTGTGGGCCCGGGCCAATGACGACCGCGTCACGCGGGTGGGCCGGTTCATCCGCAAGACGCGCATCGACGAGATTCCGCAGGTCATCAACGTGCTGGTGGGAGACATGAGCTTCGTCGGGCCGCGGCCGGAGCGCCCCGTGTTCGTCGAGCAGCTCAAGCAGCAGATCCCCTTCTACGGGCTGCGCGAGGCCGTCAAGCCGGGCATCACGGGGTGGGCGCAGATCCGCTACCCCTACGGCGCCTCGGTGGAGGACGCGCGCAACAAGCTGGAGTTCGACCTGTACTACGTGAAGAACGGGTCGCTCTTCCTGGATCTCGGCATCATCTTCCACACGGTGCGGCACGTGCTGCTGGCGCGTGGAGCCAGGTAG
- a CDS encoding gluconeogenesis factor YvcK family protein gives MSVMDLDSTLHEAWGENTKTARQQGRNELLQPHVDRPTRIVAMGGGTGLPVVLRGLARRAMPKAGDPGVDITAVVTMSDDGGSSGRLRRSHGVLPPGDIRNCLVALAGGKNALAEVFQYRFGGAKGLAGHAVGNLLIAALAELKGDFLEAVRVSGEMLGAQGRVLPCTLAPVQLVAKMDDATEVVGERNIVRAQGRVRRVSLSPRSPPPAEGLLEAIHTADLIVIGPGSLYSSVIPNLLVDGVAQALRESRALKVMVANLMTQPGETDGMDCLDHVRAVIDHAGPVLDAVLINGTTPPTEAIQRYSRKGAYVIPVNRRELITAGVVPVEADLLKEGSKIRHDGRKIARCLLKMARSGL, from the coding sequence ATGTCGGTGATGGATCTGGATTCGACTCTTCATGAGGCGTGGGGAGAGAACACGAAGACCGCCCGGCAGCAGGGGCGGAACGAGCTGCTGCAGCCTCATGTGGATCGCCCCACGCGCATCGTCGCGATGGGCGGTGGCACCGGGCTTCCGGTGGTGCTCCGGGGCCTGGCGCGGCGGGCCATGCCGAAGGCCGGAGATCCCGGCGTGGACATCACCGCCGTCGTCACGATGAGCGATGACGGCGGGAGCTCGGGCCGGCTGCGCCGCTCGCACGGGGTGCTGCCTCCCGGGGACATCCGCAACTGCCTGGTGGCGCTCGCGGGCGGCAAGAACGCGCTGGCCGAGGTGTTCCAGTACCGCTTCGGCGGGGCCAAGGGCCTGGCCGGGCACGCGGTGGGCAACCTGCTCATCGCCGCCCTGGCGGAGCTCAAGGGCGACTTCCTGGAGGCGGTGCGCGTCTCCGGCGAGATGCTGGGCGCCCAGGGCCGGGTGCTGCCGTGCACGCTGGCGCCGGTGCAGCTGGTGGCGAAGATGGATGACGCCACCGAGGTGGTGGGTGAGCGCAACATCGTCCGCGCCCAGGGCCGGGTGCGCCGCGTGTCGCTGAGCCCGCGCTCTCCGCCGCCCGCAGAGGGGCTGCTGGAGGCCATCCACACCGCGGACCTCATCGTCATCGGGCCGGGCTCGCTGTACTCGAGCGTCATCCCCAACCTGCTGGTGGATGGGGTTGCCCAGGCCCTGCGCGAGTCGCGGGCGCTCAAGGTGATGGTGGCCAACCTCATGACGCAGCCCGGAGAGACGGACGGCATGGACTGCCTGGACCACGTCCGAGCGGTCATCGACCACGCCGGCCCGGTGCTGGACGCGGTGCTCATCAACGGCACCACTCCGCCCACCGAGGCCATCCAGCGCTACTCGCGCAAGGGCGCCTACGTCATTCCCGTGAACCGCCGCGAGCTGATTACCGCCGGCGTCGTTCCCGTGGAGGCGGATCTCCTCAAGGAGGGGTCCAAGATCCGACATGACGGCCGGAAGATTGCTCGCTGCCTGCTGAAGATGGCCCGCAGCGGCTTGTAG
- a CDS encoding GNAT family N-acetyltransferase produces the protein MEARQLTPAPSVQEVTDRAGFMALAPEWNALVEATSNELFYRHEFLRIWIDNFAPSARVRILTLRDSDGRLTAALPLMAERTTMYGVPVRQLSGTANPHSCRFDLIAREPEAAAAMFLSWLRLDRGWDVLRLTDVPEGGAGWSLLEEARSAGLATGTWESLQSPYVPLPATREAFQATLQSKFKANCRRRRKKLEEKGKVEFERVDGGLELESKLEEGFALEQSGWKGQRGTAMAQDASTRGFYTELARDAAYSGRLSLYYLRLDGRPVAFQYGLTYGERYLLLKPGYDESLKECSPGQLLMDEVLADCISRGLREFDFLGPDMVWKRDWTDKVRRHTWLSVFNDSAFGRALCAAKFRWVPAAKEVMARWKK, from the coding sequence ATGGAAGCCAGACAGCTCACGCCCGCGCCGAGTGTCCAGGAGGTGACGGACCGGGCCGGGTTCATGGCCCTCGCGCCCGAGTGGAACGCGCTCGTCGAGGCCACGTCCAACGAGCTCTTCTACCGCCACGAGTTCCTGCGCATCTGGATCGACAACTTCGCGCCCTCGGCGCGGGTGCGGATCCTCACCCTGCGGGACTCGGACGGACGGCTGACGGCGGCGCTGCCGCTGATGGCCGAGCGCACGACGATGTACGGCGTCCCGGTGCGACAGCTGTCGGGGACGGCCAATCCGCACTCGTGCCGGTTCGATCTGATTGCCCGGGAGCCGGAGGCCGCCGCGGCGATGTTCCTCTCCTGGCTGCGGCTGGACCGCGGCTGGGACGTGCTGCGGCTGACGGACGTGCCCGAGGGCGGGGCCGGCTGGAGCCTGCTCGAGGAGGCGAGGAGCGCGGGCCTGGCCACGGGGACGTGGGAGTCGCTCCAGTCGCCCTACGTGCCGCTGCCGGCCACCCGGGAGGCCTTCCAGGCCACGCTGCAGTCCAAGTTCAAGGCCAACTGCCGGCGGCGCCGCAAGAAGCTCGAGGAGAAGGGCAAGGTCGAGTTCGAGCGCGTGGACGGCGGCCTGGAGCTGGAGAGCAAGCTGGAGGAGGGCTTCGCGCTCGAGCAGAGCGGCTGGAAGGGCCAGCGCGGCACGGCGATGGCGCAGGACGCGAGCACGCGGGGCTTCTACACGGAGCTGGCGCGGGACGCGGCCTACTCCGGGCGGCTGTCGCTCTACTACCTGCGGCTGGACGGGCGGCCGGTGGCCTTCCAGTACGGCCTGACGTACGGCGAGCGCTACCTCCTGCTCAAGCCTGGCTACGACGAGAGCCTCAAGGAGTGCAGCCCCGGCCAGCTCCTGATGGACGAGGTGCTGGCGGACTGCATCTCTCGCGGGCTGCGCGAGTTCGACTTCCTGGGGCCGGACATGGTGTGGAAGCGGGACTGGACGGACAAGGTCCGCCGCCACACCTGGCTCTCCGTGTTCAACGACTCCGCCTTCGGTCGCGCGCTGTGCGCGGCGAAGTTCCGCTGGGTCCCCGCGGCAAAAGAGGTGATGGCGCGATGGAAGAAGTGA